The region GAAGAAAGAGGCTGGACATGGTACGGCTAGATGAAAGCCATTTGCTCAATTTTCAAGGATGATAATTCATctctttaaaatgtttgttgcAGATGTTAGTTTGCTCTGAAGATGACAACACGAAGGAGGAAGAGGATATATCTCCCAAAAAAGAATCCAAACGATTTGTGTGGAATCATGGAAGTAGGTTTTAGTGGTATCATTGCTCTGTCCCACTGATGTAAAGCCATGCATCCAGTTGCCATGCTGGCTGGAAACAATGAAGTTGGCAATTTTAATAACGTTGTTGACAACTTCATCTTGTTTgtgttgtgtgaaaaaaattaaattctttttCCCTCAAGctatgaatgaaaatgaagaccCCCAAAATGAAGGTTGAAGATTGAAAACCttaaacatgaaaacaaagacccCTGAACATGAAAACAATGTTTCAGATATTTGGAAATCAGCGTGAGAAAATGAACGTGATTTAGGAAATATtcttcaatcaatcaatttatTAATGTCAAAGCGTCACTTTGACTTTTactgtagaaaaaaataaaaagaaatcatcGTATTGTCTGGTTGAGCTAAAATGTATGACACCACAGTTTCCTGAACACACCACCTCCggaataaattttaatagAAATTGGAGACCCTACATGGATGGAGGAAGTACAGTAGCAAGGAATGACAGGCCTAAGACAACTCATTATTAAGACTTCAAGACGTTTTTACCGTATTGTGGTCATTGATCTCTTTAAAGTTTCGCTCTCACGAGCAATTGTCTTTTATGGATTTTCCTCTTTTAAAGGATATGAGTGGTGgctctttgaaaatttgctgTAGAGAAGGCTGGTTTTGTATCAAGTGCCATTTCTCGAATAAAACATGGTTAGGTTTGGCACTGTTTCTTTCCATTGAATTGGAAAAAATTCTCTTTGAGTATAAGACTTagcatttctttcatataCAGTACTTTGTGGGAATTGGAggcttttttttgtgaaaatacTGTAGTGACTCCCTCTTCCTGTGGtatatttgtatttattaaaaactggatcattggataatgcaattcaagactttttattggcttagccattatggtatatgagccaatataccataatatCCAAGTATGGTAAGTGATgtgtcagcttaaatttaaaaaggagctaaaaaattttcccttgaGAAACAATGGTGGCCAGCAAAAATCTCTTCGCACTGGAGTTGAATAAAAGGGAAGTCatggaaatatttgaaaacgcaacaccagggagcatgAAGAAGGCCACAaagtatggcatgaaaatatttcacggTAAAAACTTGccgaaactttattttgacaatttaagcatccaagttagtcaaagcaaaacaatgcaagttgaaacaattttgcacatttaaaaattatctgtacattgtatCATCCGGTTTCTCACAAAATAGAGTcaagaagatttgtctaatatcttgggggcgtttttaataaaacaactaTTACACTCACGCAAGGCTACgtgcctcgttggctatctatcatctcatatccaatgtgcactcatggaataataataattgttaagtagaCTTGTCACACATTGGCATGCAAAACATTCTATTTTATTGCCATCACTTCTTCACCAGCTCtgataataaaatacaatattaattttcactGGTCCATCCAACGTGGTTTTCACACGTAATTTATACATCTAATgcatattaattaatttatacatctaataattaattaattttttcactgTACACCAACTCAAAGTTTCatgtttcctttgaaaaaaaaaaaactttcaagcatgtaataatttttaaacaaaagtaaaatttaaaaagccCAGCATTGCAGGTCATGTATTGTTCAGGggcttcattttcttgttcagGGATCTTCATTTTTTGGGGTcttcattttcgttttttgaGGGTCTTCGATCTTCAATCTTCATTTTTGGGGTCTTTGTTTTCCATACTACCAAGCTATGAGCAGGGTTCCTTGAAGAATATTGATTTCTCAGTACCAATACCAAACTGCTTTTTTAAACTTCTAAGGTTTCTCTTGGAAGTGGGTAGAATTCAACACTGATTTAACTGTATTAAACATCATTACTTCTACTTCTTCTGTATATATCCTATGGCCTGATTAGCTGAGATCAGTGCCCTTTCAGCTTGACTATCTCAGCTAATGCAACTACTGTACCTATTAAACACTTAGGTAGCCATACAAacaaatgacttcaaaataattattgttatgcatccatgtttatttttaaattaatactGTAATACCAGTACTGTAGTAGTAGATTAAATATAAGCGGGAGATCTGTATTGGCGCATTGTAGTTCACCCAATACAGATGAGGCAAAGATTTTATCgtacttgtgaaatgaaagaattGTAGAGATcagtatcaaaagttaatgaatgcTAATTAGCTGAGTGAGAGTCTGTATCCAAAGTTAGTACAACTGattaaaaaattcatcaaaCCCATgtgatttgtattggggtttacagaggtgcacatATGACTTTTAGGTCATatgtgcacctctgtaaaccccaattattttaaaaaatactgcCTATTGATTGGTCATAGCTCTTATGAATTaactattttaaaattgattaattttaatatacCAAAGACTGCTGCAATCCATGTGATTGCCTACTCTAATGGTTGCCCATGAGGATTCTTTCTGCTTTCGtattagttattattattatctataAAGAAATAACAGTACTCAGACTgcttttttaattctcaaTTAGATTTtattcacaataataataatgcatgTTTCAGTAACTGGCCCCCTCAAGAATGTGCGTAAAAGAAGATTTAggaaaactgcaaagaaaaaggtaaTGTTTGACATCACtataatgtaacatcacaataattataatgttaGTAGTAGCTGTGATATTATTACTGTATTTTGGCGTGTGAGTCTTTTCCCTCAAGTATtagatataattatatttgcTAGTACTCCTATTTGGAGGCGAGGCTATAATTTGGGAAAAGCTTTTTTGACAGGTGCTGTTAACCAGAAGGGGCTAACTGACAACTATTGAgatcttgtaaaaaaaataattatcatctCATGGTTGCCTTAAGAAATAGGGTCCCAGGAGCAATAGCACTCGtatcaatttcatttcaagatTAGTATTACTTCTTGCCAAATGTGTGTGTGTCCTAAAAtctttgaaatgttttaaatttgcttCTTTGGTATGCTGATGACTGGATctactttttttaattgcatAATTATATTTGTAGTCCCTCTAATAGGTAGAGTACACCTGTAAGTCCTCTGCTGGGCTGCAATGTGAACTTGAAACTGTCATAACAAAGCTATTTTTTAGTCGAAGGATAACCTCGTCCTTATATCACTGGCCTTAAGACTTTTTGTGACTGAGGCTCCTGATTTAAAAGTGTGTTTTCTTGTTCTGCTTCATCCCCATGTTGGTTCATTAAGCCAGGAAATCCTCCAAAAGTGTTCATCGTTTCAGTCTAGTTTCAGTTCTTAATGAGATGATATTAATGTTGTTCTTTCCATACCAATGTATTTAGCTTGTGGAATCTCCGGAgattgaaaaggaagtcaaGCGTCTGCTAAGAACTGATCTTAGTGCATCTAATGTCAATATCCTTTTGTAACTTGTGGATGGAACCGAACACAGCTCGATCTCTTGTTAATTTAGGATTTTGATTACAACTGCCtcgttattgtaaaaaacgaAATGCTCGGGCCACTGAAGATCTGCCAATGCTGATTACTTATCAGTTATATACGATCCTTATTTCAGTTATTATCAATTATATACGATCCTTATTTCAGTTATTATCAGTTATATACGATCCTTATTACTAGGATTATACGATCCTTATATCTAGGATTATTTCTAGGTTATATACAATCCTTATTTCTAGGATGTACTACAACTACTCTAACTTCATGGCTGCATTGCAAATTGGGCTGAAGCGGGAGCTAAAACAATCCTTTTATAATGTGATGCAAATCAAAAActgattataattattaatattattactatgatgatgatgatgagggCAATGGCGTTTGTTTAAGTTAGGCAGATTAAGGTTCGCAAAATACTGTAAAATGGAAAACTGCTTCAATAAATAATGCGCTTTAGCTATAATATTGTAAATCTATTTTTATAAtgaaaccttaatcttgtttGAAGCTTTGAAGTGATTCAAGATGAGGAGAAACCAGATGAAAAGTAAGTGTAACAGCTCAGAAACTAAATGGTTCTCGTTAGATATACAGGTGTGAACTGCAGAAAGGTGTATGTTATGATTGAAGTTATTCAAAGATTGCAAACCctcagttggcctgatagagAGCTTCAGCGGGTGACCTTTTTGAGAAGCGGACGGAACATTTCGCACACCAAGACTGTGGTCTCCCCAAATTTCCAAAGTAATCTTCTCTAGCAGTGAAAATATATCCAATGATATAAATGaagtagtgtgaagacaagttaaataggaaagtATTTCACCTCCTgctgccgtccgtggctcaagaACGTCACATGCCTAAGCTCCCCACTGGTGAGGCTTTCCTTTTGTTACAGTACAGATTAAGTGGCGCTCGTAAGAGTGACGGTCTTGAAGCTCAACTCGCTGTCTAGTAGTTTACAGGCCAAAATGTACCGTACCTTCGTCAAACCCATGCGCTGCAGGTGCAGTTTCTGATTCCTCTGCAAGTCAGTTTCTCATGGCAACCTCAGTGTCCCATGGCAATTTATGATTGCGAGTTTCCGTTGTTTTTGTGTGTGGCTCTAGTGTGGTGTCTGATGCTGAGTTGCTGAACAATTCTATGCCATCTCCTCTGCCTGGAACAAATACTGAAGAACAGGATGGTGTTGGCAGTGATGATGAAGACAGGAATGAACTTTTTGCGATCCTTCAAGAAGCAAGCAGCGATGAACAAGACGATGGTGATACTCAAGAGGAGGACGATAATGAAGTCAATGTTGATGTGGAATTGGAAGAGGAAAGCCAATTTGCAGGTGATAAACTCTGCTAGAAACTCTTTGCTTTTCCTACCGAACTAATGCTGCCTTTTGAGCTTCGAAGCATgcaatttaaggacggtgcctactaattaaagatattttttccccggcatgtgattatgcaggaaatgtaggtcttaacaagtcctattgaaatcgaaaaagaaaattgggggtaaccacgcatttttcaaagataattcatgaataatatctgtaaaaagctttaaaatacaaagcaatgtatggcgttctttctcaaattgaagcttaattatttcgcaaaaatgcatggttacccccaattttctttttggataccaagagtacttactaagacctactttctccggatagttttaaaccgcgcaaaaatattcctgtttTAGTAAGCACTGacaataggaaatccgagtatctggagatgcgcagaacgtatgcgcaataacaatagtagtcACCCTCCTTAACGCAAACTGGCAGCATGCACGAAATAATAGAGAAGCATCTTGGCTTGGGAATACCTTTTGttagaaagagagagagagagaaaaaaaaaaaaagagaaaagaaaacagcactTAGCATTAACTTACTGTATCTGCGTACGCTGCTGTTTGCCGGTGAAAACCAGGCGTGACCAGAAGTGATGTCTATACGTACGCTAACTAGAATTTCACAAGTATTTAACTAATCATTTCccctttgttttgttgcgGCTTGGGATAACAACGTGAAAATTCTAGGAATTGTTTAACTCGTATGTACGCGTGGAAGGTATAGTGACAACAAATTTTGCCGGATTCTCACACATAACGTAATATTTGATGATTCAGTCACGTTGTGGTTAAGATAGACTCTATCTTGACTGTTTcggaaaaagtgaaaaaagttTACCTGAATCATGCACAGTACATGTTTTGGAGCGCCGGAGGCGAAGCGGGAGTCACTTTTCCAAGTTATTGTGAATTACTTTTCGCCCAAATTAAATTTCTGTGGCAAAGCAAAACCATGCTGCTTtaccgtccgtggctcaaaacaGCTTCGCTTAAGCGTCATAACGCTGCCACTCCACGCCCCGCGGTGTGCGTGTTTCTTATTAACTCCATTGCTGTCAGTCATTCCCCTTATCGTCGACGCTGTCGTTGCCTTAACCACCTAAAATCTCCCTGATAAATTCCAGAATATTCCAAAACAAATTAAGAAGTCTGGAGACAAGTGCGTGTACCGTGACAAGCCGTGGTGGTTGAAATACTTCTACGTTCAAAAACTAAATAACATGAACTAAATAACGGACTTACGTCAAGTGTTTGAAAGACTTGAACCTCATGAAGAAAGCACTGAGGGTATTGTAATAGATTTTCCATAAATATTTTGCAGAGAATAAAAGTCATTCTAAGGAACAGGTAAATTCCATGCGAGAGAAACTAGAAGAAATCCGAGCAGCTCGAGTGGAGCAGGAAATCCGAGTGCAGGAAGCCTCCAATTTGTTTCTCAaggtaaacaaagaaattcgATTTCAAATTAGCGGTTTTGATGATACTTTGCATAAAGAGCACAATTTATcaatttgttggttctcaaCCCTGCCTCAACAGGTCTTTCCTTCTCATAGACAAAACAACGTTTGATTTGAGTTTGTATGGTTTTTTGGTACATGTACTCTACTGATTAACTCTGGGACTTATTAGGAATTATTTTATGAGCCTGCGTTGGATACGAGATGGTATATAGCCAACGAGACGCGTAGCTATTTAGTATTACCAAGAAGGGCGattggaataattgttttagtaaattcaGCTGTATACGTGAACCTTACATATAATACATGTCTATCGTCTACGGGTTCATTTCGAACTCACTTAAATGATCAGCTTTCAGTGAgcttgatagctcaactggttgAGCACTGCACCGGTGTCGCAGAGGTAATGGGTTCGATTCCTCTTCAAGCCTAGATTTTTCAGACTTCCTTTCGTTACTGCTTAAGCAGTGTTAATAACTGCGATGAACGTAAAACCACAAAATGCTTctgtccgcagttcaaattTGTGTCTTTCACGTATTACCATTGCATACCCACTAAAGCCTCAAATGACGGTGAGTGGTGGTGGTGGGGTGGTTTGGGTTCATTTCAGTTGGTGCCAAGCCCGTATTCATAAAAGATGGcaaattactttttcttttatctttatgCAAATAGTCCCCACTAGGTTGGTTTGCATGAAGAACATTGAAAGAATTGCAGCTCGAAGTTTCGCTTCTATTTATGAATACGTTCTATTATTCTTGTGTGGTAGTGCATTTAGTGGCTCATTAAAAAACGAAACGCCTCACATTCTTAGCTATCAGCGATATCCTTACTGACAGCCACACTTATTCGATATTCACGACTCGACCCATAAAGCTCCAGGTAATTTTTTGCCCCTTATAAATAACTGTGTTTATCTTTCCAATCTTTCAAGCCAGGCCAGCGATGAATTTATTTTCTGCACGTAATCActtattttatatttgtagcAACGTTTCGAAAAGGTTCTTGAGGAACTCAAATCACAGGAGGCCAAGCAAGAGGTTGAGGTAAGGATAATTTCTAGATTTCCGCTGCCCTTTGTTTTCACAATAGAAAATATAGTTCTTATATTTGTCATTGTTTCATTGACAGCTTATCAAGCTTGAGACCCAAGTTTCCTCCAAGTCATGAGTGGAATCCAGTGGCCGCCTTCTTTCCATTTCTGATAAATAACAGAAAATGAACACTAAGCGAGAAATCGCCGCAAAAGTACGTAGTCACTACAATGTACACATTTGCTTTTAAGTCTCACAAATAACAGGGGAGGTGCAAGGACTTACGCCAACGACATTTGCACCCACCGTAAGTTTGCGGAGGCGCAGGCGTCCCAAACGCCGACGAAGCTAAAACAATTTTGGATTTCACGTTAACTCTGGGAGGTGCTTTACTGTTCGATATTTGCGTTTGCCTTACTCTGGTTGCTCGTGTAGAATATAGGAGCAAGCAACCACAAACTTGCAGCCGACGAGAAACGATTCAGGCTTGGTCAGGGTAAACATGGGATCGCGTTTGACCAAACGGCATTGCTAAGTCACTTCGTCCTTGTATCATGTTAAACTACCTCAGTTCCTGCTTACTTAAAAAGTCGAAAGGCCATGCAGAATATGTGCGAGGTTTCTCCTTTGTGGGCAAATTACAGTGAAATGCGTACAGCAAGTGCATATTGTTAAGAGCGAGAGTGATCGTATTCACACCGAATGTTATattaaagaaaagacaaggaaattctatttcatttttacaTTCAATGAACGATCACGCAGAGAAGCAACCTCCCTTACCACCAAAATCTATTGGCCTTCAGGAAAGTCGGCTGTTTGGGTCCATGATTGAGTTCAGCATCACCAGGACATTAACAGTTCTcaatttgcaacaaaaattgatCTTGAACATTCATAATTGTTTTCCACATGACTTTGGTACGttttggcgaaaaaaaaacttatcttttcaACCgatttttacttaattttggAAAGACCACATCGATGAAACTTCATCCCGTACCACATTTCATAATAAAGGTTTATTTATACATGTGTGCCTCTAAACCAGTTGCGTGCCATTTCAACCTTCCGAACCACTCTACCCACAACATGACACTGCGGTCTTTTCCTACACCGAGGAATCACAGAAAGCCGTTAGAACCTCGAACAAAAATCTCTCAACTCGGCACTCTTATTCCTCACGTAGCAGTGAATGCTTTTGGTTCAAGTAATTTATTCATACGTTGAAATTACTTTTCCTCCAATGACATAACTCCGCTACTCGTATATAAGCTCacttattattccactattgcgtcattttaccatatttggtcaAGATAACGCGCAAAATATGAGACGgtaatacactgtagtgtCCCGGTTTGACCGGGTTAAACAGAGCAAATACGGACGGAACGgcagtttttcaatgaaaaaaattgtttttatcgcGATACAAAGCCTGAGAATTTAGCTTGACATCGCTTGTCTCTCATCATTTCGTTTATACAATCAAATAAAGGACATTATTTTGACTCGCTTTCTGTGCTGTTTACATCGTTCGCAAGCGCCCTGAAGGACAGATGATGCATTTTTCTAAAAACACTCTCaccagataaaattgaatcaaaataacacCTTTTTGTAGCGGAATAATAATCTCTTGTTCgatggtttaacatataatactcgcggacattttgctcattgctcgcATTTGTCCTCGCCCCTGCGGGGCTCGGAAAAATactacgca is a window of Acropora palmata chromosome 4, jaAcrPala1.3, whole genome shotgun sequence DNA encoding:
- the LOC141880303 gene encoding transcription initiation factor TFIID subunit 7-like yields the protein MSSKSKFDGNELEKQFILRVPQVYASALQHAIQNGSLRDRLSIEFQADYRHATVRFDGAALSAKLVDLPCIMESHKTVDNKSFYKTADISQMLVCSEDDNTKEEEDISPKKESKRFVWNHGITGPLKNVRKRRFRKTAKKKLVESPEIEKEVKRLLRTDLSASNVSFEVIQDEEKPDENVVSDAELLNNSMPSPLPGTNTEEQDGVGSDDEDRNELFAILQEASSDEQDDGDTQEEDDNEVNVDVELEEESQFAENKSHSKEQVNSMREKLEEIRAARVEQEIRVQEASNLFLKQRFEKVLEELKSQEAKQEVELIKLETQVSSKS